The following proteins are encoded in a genomic region of Helicobacter macacae MIT 99-5501:
- the gltS gene encoding sodium/glutamate symporter has product MNTFHFDFYSTLVVMVAVLILGRFIIARVKVLQDYNIPEPVVGGLIATVVIFGVYKFAGLELKFESSLKDPLMLAFFTSVGLSADFASLKKGGRLLGIFLVIVCGLLILQNLIGIGAAYTMGVNPLVGLLGGSITMSGGHGTGVAWADIFKSMPYNFSAATEVALSCATFGLIMGGIIGGPVARFLVKHYKLKTPDKVQDDNPHGFEAPTKERLITSVSFIESLALIAICLFVGTLAKGFERGYLAELDIQYIKDFNLPTFVYCLFCGVILRNVLSALKIHQVFDREVSVIGNVSLSLFLAFAMITINLWELVSLALPMVVILATQAVVMVLYAVFVTFKFCGKDYDAAVLAAGHCGFGLGATPTAMVNMQTVTSHYGPSHISFIIVPLVGAFFIDIINALVIQGSLSLIVG; this is encoded by the coding sequence ATGAATACTTTTCACTTTGATTTTTACTCCACGCTTGTTGTTATGGTGGCGGTGCTGATTTTGGGGCGATTTATCATCGCTCGTGTGAAAGTTTTGCAAGATTACAATATCCCGGAACCTGTCGTGGGCGGGCTTATCGCTACGGTTGTGATTTTTGGCGTGTATAAATTTGCAGGCTTAGAGCTAAAGTTTGAATCCTCGCTAAAAGACCCGCTAATGCTAGCGTTTTTTACCTCTGTGGGGCTTAGTGCGGATTTTGCCTCGCTCAAAAAAGGCGGGAGATTGCTTGGGATTTTTCTTGTGATAGTTTGCGGACTGCTTATCTTGCAAAACCTCATCGGCATTGGCGCGGCATACACAATGGGTGTAAATCCACTTGTGGGGCTACTTGGTGGCTCTATCACTATGAGTGGAGGGCACGGCACGGGTGTAGCGTGGGCAGATATTTTCAAATCTATGCCTTATAACTTCAGCGCGGCTACGGAGGTGGCACTATCGTGCGCGACTTTTGGGCTTATTATGGGTGGGATTATCGGTGGTCCTGTGGCGCGGTTTTTGGTAAAGCACTACAAACTAAAAACCCCCGATAAAGTCCAAGATGACAATCCACACGGCTTTGAAGCCCCTACAAAAGAGCGACTCATCACTTCTGTAAGCTTCATAGAATCCCTAGCTCTCATTGCTATTTGTCTGTTTGTAGGCACTTTGGCTAAGGGCTTTGAGCGGGGCTATCTAGCAGAGCTTGACATACAATACATAAAGGATTTCAACTTGCCGACTTTCGTGTATTGCCTATTTTGCGGGGTGATTTTGCGAAATGTTTTAAGCGCGCTTAAAATCCACCAAGTATTTGACAGGGAAGTCTCTGTAATCGGGAATGTAAGCCTCTCGCTTTTTCTTGCCTTTGCGATGATAACGATAAATCTGTGGGAGCTTGTCTCGCTGGCACTGCCTATGGTGGTTATTCTTGCTACACAAGCTGTCGTTATGGTGCTATATGCGGTGTTTGTAACATTTAAATTCTGTGGGAAAGACTATGATGCGGCTGTGCTAGCAGCGGGGCATTGTGGATTTGGGCTTGGCGCGACACCTACGGCTATGGTAAATATGCAAACGGTTACTTCACACTATGGACCAAGCCATATTTCTTTTATCATCGTGCCTTTGGTGGGCGCGTTTTTTATCGACATTATCAACGCGCTTGTGATACAGGGGAGCTTAAGCCTTATTGTGGGGTAA
- a CDS encoding DEAD/DEAH box helicase, producing the protein MQSLAQFGFGNLYELILTPPHSYQNTMPIRNLIDGTEGALSLQITDSRYRPKAYTFYGFSKSLNAMVELVYFYPKPYHKALFTLGQEVIVQGKMRLNNGTPSFIQPKVIKSLGEILPIFKVAKHKSTSIHSLCKTYITQKNLSNLGLPSDIAQSIMEIFYPNDEFYALYTSHKGFSGKHLEALKFVELFYYALRLSKKKSDFPAKYVCSGDYSGFVSSLPFRLTNAQSRVIAEIASDFGSGRAARRLVMGDVGCGKTMVILSSVMIAYPQKSLLMAPTTILAKQLYEQAKLYLPSFVRVGLITGDSKEFKTSKDSTQKSKGKKDSKDFDTLFEYDFIIGTQALLYRDIEGEDFALVMSDEQHRFGTKQRYALEKLASSTRQNSSTDSKAKSQADLDLRACQKENPKTKQASKPHILQFSATPIPRTMAMLESKMIDVSIIDELPFKKDISTRIITRSDFKELLAHIQSEVAQNHQVAIIYPLVEQSEVIDYLSLSEGARFWQERFSGVFITSGQDKDKQEVLEAFAKEGKILLATTLIEVGISLPNLSTIVIIAPERLGLATLHQLRGRVSRNGLKGYCFLYTQSSGDNARLKDFATQSSGFEIARLDLAYRKSGDLLSGDKQSGENLLWADLAQDEDILKRALKELES; encoded by the coding sequence ATGCAATCTCTAGCGCAATTTGGCTTTGGCAATCTATATGAGCTAATCCTAACCCCCCCACATAGCTATCAAAACACAATGCCAATACGGAATTTGATAGACGGCACAGAGGGTGCGCTATCTTTGCAAATCACAGATTCTCGCTATCGCCCAAAGGCATATACTTTTTATGGATTTTCAAAAAGCCTAAATGCAATGGTGGAGCTTGTGTATTTTTACCCCAAGCCCTATCACAAAGCACTTTTTACACTCGGGCAAGAAGTCATAGTGCAGGGCAAAATGCGACTAAATAATGGCACACCTAGCTTTATCCAGCCCAAAGTCATAAAATCTCTTGGCGAGATTTTGCCTATCTTTAAAGTAGCAAAGCACAAATCCACCTCCATTCACTCACTTTGTAAGACTTACATTACGCAAAAAAATCTATCCAATCTAGGACTTCCCAGCGACATAGCACAAAGCATTATGGAGATTTTCTATCCAAATGATGAGTTTTATGCCCTCTATACCTCACACAAAGGCTTTAGTGGCAAGCATTTAGAAGCGTTAAAATTTGTAGAGCTTTTTTATTATGCTTTGCGACTTAGTAAGAAAAAAAGCGATTTTCCTGCCAAATATGTATGCAGTGGGGATTATAGTGGGTTTGTCTCATCACTTCCCTTTAGACTTACAAACGCTCAATCTCGTGTCATTGCAGAAATAGCGAGTGATTTTGGTAGTGGTAGGGCGGCGCGTAGGCTTGTTATGGGAGATGTGGGCTGTGGCAAAACTATGGTGATTCTCTCAAGCGTGATGATAGCCTATCCGCAAAAATCCCTACTTATGGCACCTACTACGATTTTGGCAAAGCAGCTATATGAGCAAGCAAAATTGTATCTACCTAGCTTTGTGCGCGTGGGGCTTATCACAGGGGATTCCAAAGAGTTTAAAACAAGCAAAGATTCTACGCAAAAATCAAAAGGCAAAAAAGATAGCAAAGATTTTGACACACTTTTTGAGTATGACTTCATCATCGGCACGCAAGCCTTGCTTTATAGGGATATTGAGGGGGAGGATTTCGCCCTTGTGATGAGCGATGAGCAGCATAGGTTTGGCACGAAGCAGCGATACGCACTAGAAAAGCTAGCAAGTAGCACAAGGCAAAATTCTAGCACGGATTCCAAAGCAAAATCACAAGCTGATTTAGATTTGCGAGCGTGCCAAAAAGAAAATCCAAAAACAAAACAAGCTAGCAAGCCTCATATTTTGCAGTTTTCTGCTACGCCTATCCCGCGCACTATGGCGATGCTAGAATCCAAAATGATAGATGTCAGTATCATTGATGAGCTACCTTTCAAAAAAGACATTTCTACGCGTATCATTACTCGTAGCGATTTCAAAGAGCTACTTGCACATATACAAAGCGAAGTGGCCCAAAACCACCAAGTCGCTATCATCTATCCGCTTGTGGAGCAAAGCGAAGTCATAGACTATCTCTCTCTTAGCGAGGGGGCTAGATTTTGGCAGGAGCGATTTAGCGGGGTGTTTATCACTTCAGGGCAGGACAAAGACAAGCAAGAAGTGCTAGAAGCCTTTGCCAAAGAGGGCAAAATCTTGCTTGCCACCACGCTTATAGAGGTGGGAATCTCACTGCCAAATCTCTCTACCATAGTCATAATCGCGCCCGAGCGACTAGGGCTAGCCACGCTTCATCAGCTACGCGGGCGCGTAAGCCGCAATGGGCTAAAGGGGTATTGCTTTTTATACACCCAAAGCAGCGGCGATAACGCACGGCTAAAAGATTTTGCTACCCAAAGCAGTGGGTTTGAAATCGCTAGGCTTGACTTGGCTTATCGCAAAAGCGGGGATTTGCTAAGCGGGGATAAACAAAGTGGAGAAAATCTACTCTGGGCTGATTTAGCCCAAGATGAGGACATACTAAAACGCGCACTAAAAGAGCTAGAATCGTAA
- a CDS encoding agmatine deiminase family protein: protein MQKKSSHLSYQTKKSQKLQTRKNRLKAEWEKQRAILLSFPHENSDWASHIDEARACFVEIIKAITQFEKVIICLDTQDLQGFAFLQNEFASDFAKSTTKNFHTLSFSTLKLSQSITIAFVPTNDTWARDFGVITLSSQSPKKPPKNVLLNFCFNGWGLKYSANFDNQINANLKKMKILKDTMRTIDFVLEGGSIDTDGAGTLLTTSACLLEPNRNPSLSKSQIQSKLKKTLGISRVLWVDFGYLRGDDTDSHIDMLARFVDRQTIAYVGCDDINDEHYEELAKMQAQLKSFRQKNGKPYKLIRLPFVSAIYESSDDSASGDKKERLPASYANFLFVNGGLLVPTYDDKNDKKAIEILSNALPHLRVVGVNARTLIKWHGSLHCITMQLY from the coding sequence ATGCAAAAAAAATCATCACACCTATCATATCAAACAAAAAAATCACAAAAATTACAAACACGAAAAAACCGCTTAAAAGCCGAGTGGGAAAAGCAAAGAGCGATTTTGCTTTCATTTCCCCACGAAAATAGCGATTGGGCTAGTCATATAGATGAAGCAAGAGCGTGTTTTGTGGAGATTATCAAAGCAATTACGCAGTTTGAAAAAGTCATCATTTGCCTAGATACGCAGGATTTGCAAGGGTTTGCATTTTTGCAAAACGAGTTTGCTAGTGATTTTGCAAAATCTACGACAAAAAACTTCCATACCCTATCTTTTAGCACACTAAAACTTAGCCAATCAATCACAATCGCATTTGTGCCGACAAATGACACTTGGGCGCGGGATTTTGGTGTGATAACTTTGTCATCACAAAGTCCCAAAAAACCACCAAAAAATGTTTTGCTAAATTTTTGCTTCAATGGCTGGGGGCTAAAATATAGCGCGAATTTTGACAACCAAATAAACGCAAATCTAAAAAAAATGAAAATCCTAAAAGACACTATGCGCACGATAGATTTTGTGCTAGAGGGCGGTAGTATCGACACAGATGGGGCAGGGACTTTGCTTACTACAAGTGCTTGCTTACTTGAGCCAAACCGCAATCCAAGCCTAAGCAAATCCCAAATACAATCCAAACTCAAAAAAACGCTAGGCATAAGCCGAGTTTTGTGGGTGGATTTTGGGTATTTGCGTGGCGATGATACAGATAGTCATATCGATATGTTAGCGCGATTTGTAGATAGGCAAACTATCGCTTATGTGGGTTGTGATGATATAAATGATGAGCACTATGAGGAACTAGCAAAAATGCAAGCCCAGCTAAAATCCTTTCGTCAAAAAAACGGCAAACCCTACAAACTTATCCGCTTACCCTTTGTAAGCGCGATATATGAATCTAGTGATGATAGTGCAAGCGGCGACAAAAAAGAGAGATTACCCGCGAGCTATGCAAACTTTTTGTTTGTAAATGGTGGGCTACTTGTGCCAACCTATGATGACAAAAACGACAAAAAAGCAATAGAGATTTTATCAAATGCACTGCCTCATTTGCGCGTGGTGGGGGTAAATGCCCGCACGCTTATCAAATGGCACGGAAGTTTGCACTGCATAACTATGCAGCTTTATTAG
- the gmhA gene encoding D-sedoheptulose 7-phosphate isomerase, which yields MQDFIQKEIAESIATLEQTKSLESSIIKVANLITDALKQGNKLITFGNGGSAADAQHFAAELSGRYKKEREALAGIAISTDTSALTAIGNDYGFDVVFSRQVEAIAKRGDVLFGISTSGNSANVLNAFESGKAMGCKCVGLSGKGGGKMNNLSDINLVIPSDNTPRIQEAHILVIHILCGLIELEY from the coding sequence ATGCAAGACTTTATCCAAAAAGAGATAGCCGAGTCAATCGCCACGCTAGAGCAAACCAAATCCCTAGAATCTAGCATAATCAAAGTGGCAAATCTCATCACAGACGCACTAAAGCAAGGCAACAAGCTAATCACATTTGGAAATGGTGGGAGTGCTGCTGATGCACAGCATTTCGCCGCAGAGCTTAGCGGACGCTACAAAAAAGAGCGCGAAGCCCTAGCAGGAATCGCTATTAGCACAGATACTTCCGCGCTTACTGCTATTGGCAATGACTATGGGTTTGATGTGGTGTTTTCTCGTCAAGTAGAGGCTATCGCCAAACGCGGAGATGTGCTTTTTGGGATAAGCACAAGTGGAAATTCTGCAAATGTGCTAAATGCCTTTGAGAGTGGCAAAGCTATGGGGTGCAAATGTGTGGGACTAAGCGGAAAAGGCGGAGGGAAAATGAATAATCTAAGCGATATAAATCTTGTAATCCCAAGTGATAACACACCTAGAATCCAAGAAGCACATATTTTAGTGATACACATTCTATGCGGACTTATTGAGCTAGAATACTAA
- a CDS encoding outer membrane beta-barrel protein produces the protein MLQAQTPQNPQSTDEKIKQLEKELRLLELQKQIDQAKKEQSSNKPADKATDDSSATSPAQSTQNTPQKPAKHYDYGYDRSGSFVGVELGYGELLSSTSAAAYKEKDGGFKYGLLLGYNKFFVKYFGIRFYGNANVTQVKDKASSDWLFRLNYGVNLDAIANFLATDYADFGAFVGLGVGGQTYFFTGQNKEVLDAFESAGGKVSYTSVDVGLNVGLRTNIAKHFGIEVAARVPFIKHNLLDESKGAYVLQETYSISARLLWNY, from the coding sequence ATGCTTCAAGCACAAACCCCCCAAAATCCACAAAGCACTGATGAGAAAATCAAACAGCTTGAAAAGGAACTGCGACTCTTAGAGCTACAAAAGCAAATTGACCAAGCCAAAAAAGAACAATCTAGCAATAAGCCAGCTGATAAGGCTACTGATGATTCTAGCGCGACAAGCCCTGCGCAATCCACACAAAACACACCGCAAAAACCTGCCAAGCACTATGATTATGGCTATGACCGTAGTGGTTCATTTGTAGGAGTAGAGCTAGGCTATGGCGAGCTGCTTAGTTCAACTTCAGCTGCTGCTTATAAGGAAAAAGATGGTGGCTTCAAATACGGACTACTGCTAGGCTACAATAAATTTTTTGTCAAATACTTTGGTATCCGCTTTTATGGAAATGCCAATGTTACTCAAGTCAAAGATAAAGCAAGCAGTGATTGGCTATTTCGGCTAAACTATGGTGTAAATCTCGATGCAATAGCAAACTTCCTTGCCACAGATTATGCTGATTTTGGTGCGTTTGTAGGACTAGGAGTGGGTGGGCAGACTTATTTTTTCACAGGACAAAATAAAGAAGTTCTTGATGCTTTTGAATCTGCGGGCGGAAAAGTTAGTTATACTAGCGTTGATGTCGGGCTAAATGTGGGCTTACGCACAAATATCGCTAAACATTTTGGCATAGAAGTAGCCGCTCGTGTGCCTTTTATCAAGCATAATTTACTTGATGAGTCTAAAGGTGCGTATGTGTTGCAAGAAACTTATAGCATTTCTGCTAGGCTTTTGTGGAATTATTAG
- a CDS encoding Kae1-like domain-containing protein: MLKIHCKGITQGVGFRPFVCTLGNDLGLRGSVANVGGDGIIYVDLPYTWENLSENLANQKISATKTNVAKKNVAKSFAEKNFTKKKFVAKRFVRFFVLDLDFSLVLLSPLHSLGYLRDRDCANGASKDCISIDFSAFFSAFFASLPTNAKIHSISISYLCEEDYHQVRNAHKSNPNSSSKPTSKSAPKSIQTRNNDSKQNPKSSFEILDSIPAFFLLDSSIPQDLATCRDCLNDIFCPTSRHYLYHLISCTNCGGRYSLIKSLPYDRENTAMSKYEMCQKCKQDYADMQSRFFHAQPISCNDCAVPIRLYEGREIISKDRDTFDMLVALLDSGKIVCIKGLGGFALICDATNASAIATLREKKNRPTKPFAIMAKDIATAQKIANLNKAESSALCEPSAPIVLAWQNKQNPLGLALEQIAPNLSTIGILLANTALHHICFSVFGKPIIYTSANLKGEPIITNLQEAQEKLESITRYFLDFEREIYNGIDDSILRFIAGDMRPIRLARGKTPLNFALPNLQNNPQNQTPPQKSINLQNQISPQNLQNPKSYTQKADSTQRPKSGTKDEIKILAFGAQDKSTLCFCDEKRFMLSPYIGDLSSVATQEKFITNMDFFALVYDFSPRVLVSDFHPRYESVKLAKQIKEENYSTTKHLQIYHHHAHLCAILGEVASSVDEEILGIIWDGSGLGEDSSIWGGEFLFGGFGGVRRVGYFGEFFLYGGEVAIKEIWRVGYALSKLCGHEKMVAKYEAEVISKEILPLLKVAIQKGINTHKTTSVGRLFDGVASLLGILQNTRYEGESGALIEELYYQCPKLDFKPYTFCLQNGVVRLESFIYEICEDICLGEPLPHIARRFIHTLSIIALDFTKEFLGSTTSEAKSSTKQIKVGFSGGVFQNKALCEEIHALFSQAKIPHFFHTIVPTNDSGISFGQAAFGLYGKH; this comes from the coding sequence ATGCTAAAAATTCACTGCAAAGGAATCACTCAAGGGGTTGGATTTCGCCCATTTGTCTGCACTTTGGGGAATGATTTGGGGCTACGCGGAAGTGTGGCAAATGTCGGTGGCGATGGGATAATCTATGTAGATTTGCCTTATACTTGGGAAAATCTAAGCGAAAATCTAGCAAATCAAAAAATAAGCGCGACAAAAACAAATGTGGCAAAAAAAAATGTAGCTAAAAGCTTTGCAGAAAAGAATTTTACAAAAAAGAAGTTTGTGGCAAAAAGGTTTGTGCGATTTTTTGTGCTAGATTTGGATTTCTCTCTTGTGCTTTTGTCTCCTTTGCACTCTTTAGGCTACTTGCGTGATAGAGATTGTGCAAATGGTGCTAGCAAAGATTGCATTAGCATAGATTTTAGCGCGTTTTTTAGCGCGTTTTTTGCCTCTTTGCCTACAAATGCCAAAATCCACTCCATAAGTATTTCTTATCTTTGTGAGGAGGACTATCATCAAGTGCGAAATGCGCACAAATCTAACCCAAACTCTAGCTCCAAACCCACTTCCAAATCTGCCCCAAAATCTATCCAAACTCGCAACAATGATTCCAAGCAAAATCCAAAATCTAGTTTTGAGATTTTGGATTCTATCCCTGCTTTTTTTTTGCTAGATTCTAGCATTCCGCAGGATTTAGCCACTTGCAGGGATTGCTTAAACGATATTTTTTGCCCTACTTCTAGGCACTATCTCTATCATCTCATTTCTTGCACAAATTGTGGTGGGCGATACTCGCTTATCAAATCTCTGCCATATGATAGAGAAAACACAGCGATGAGCAAGTATGAAATGTGCCAAAAATGCAAGCAGGATTATGCAGATATGCAAAGCAGATTTTTCCACGCTCAACCTATCTCGTGCAATGATTGTGCCGTGCCTATAAGGCTTTATGAGGGTAGAGAGATTATCTCAAAAGATAGAGATACATTTGATATGCTAGTAGCACTTTTGGATTCTGGTAAGATAGTTTGCATAAAGGGTTTAGGTGGGTTTGCGCTTATCTGTGATGCGACAAATGCTAGTGCTATCGCTACCTTGCGTGAGAAGAAAAATCGTCCAACCAAGCCATTTGCCATAATGGCAAAAGACATAGCCACCGCACAAAAAATCGCAAATCTAAACAAAGCAGAATCTAGTGCGTTGTGCGAGCCAAGCGCACCTATCGTGCTAGCTTGGCAAAACAAGCAAAATCCACTAGGCTTGGCTTTGGAGCAAATCGCACCAAATCTATCCACTATTGGAATCTTGCTTGCAAACACGGCGTTGCATCATATTTGCTTTAGCGTGTTTGGTAAGCCCATCATCTACACAAGTGCGAATCTAAAAGGCGAGCCAATCATCACAAACCTGCAAGAAGCCCAAGAAAAGCTAGAATCTATCACAAGATATTTTTTGGACTTTGAGCGTGAGATTTATAACGGCATAGATGATAGCATACTGCGCTTTATCGCTGGGGATATGCGCCCTATTCGCTTAGCTAGGGGAAAGACACCGCTAAATTTTGCACTGCCAAATCTACAAAATAATCCACAAAATCAAACACCGCCACAAAAATCAATAAACTTGCAAAATCAAATTTCCCCACAAAATTTGCAAAATCCAAAATCTTACACTCAAAAAGCAGATTCTACCCAACGCCCCAAAAGTGGCACAAAAGATGAGATAAAAATCCTAGCTTTTGGAGCGCAAGATAAAAGCACGCTTTGTTTTTGTGATGAAAAGCGATTTATGCTAAGCCCTTATATCGGGGATTTATCTAGTGTGGCTACGCAAGAAAAATTTATCACAAATATGGATTTTTTTGCTCTTGTATATGACTTCTCGCCACGCGTGCTAGTGAGTGATTTTCACCCACGCTATGAGAGTGTGAAGCTAGCAAAGCAAATTAAAGAGGAAAATTACTCCACCACAAAGCATTTGCAAATCTATCATCATCACGCGCATTTGTGTGCGATTTTGGGCGAGGTGGCTAGTAGTGTAGATGAGGAGATTTTGGGGATTATATGGGATGGGAGTGGGCTAGGGGAGGATAGCAGTATTTGGGGAGGCGAGTTTTTGTTTGGTGGGTTTGGTGGTGTGCGTAGGGTAGGGTATTTTGGGGAGTTTTTTCTCTATGGTGGGGAAGTAGCGATAAAAGAGATTTGGCGTGTGGGATATGCTCTAAGCAAGCTATGTGGACACGAAAAAATGGTAGCCAAATACGAAGCAGAAGTGATTTCAAAAGAGATTTTGCCACTGCTAAAAGTGGCTATCCAAAAGGGCATAAACACACACAAAACCACTTCGGTAGGCAGGCTATTTGACGGCGTAGCAAGCCTACTTGGAATCCTCCAAAACACACGCTACGAGGGCGAGAGTGGTGCACTTATAGAGGAGCTGTATTATCAGTGCCCTAAGCTAGATTTTAAGCCCTACACTTTTTGCTTGCAAAATGGTGTAGTAAGGCTAGAATCTTTTATTTATGAAATCTGTGAGGATATATGTTTGGGCGAGCCTTTGCCACATATCGCTAGGAGGTTTATCCACACGCTTAGCATTATCGCACTAGATTTTACAAAAGAGTTTTTAGGAAGCACGACAAGTGAAGCAAAATCTAGCACCAAGCAAATAAAAGTCGGCTTTAGTGGCGGCGTGTTTCAAAACAAGGCATTGTGTGAGGAAATCCACGCGCTATTTTCACAAGCAAAGATTCCGCATTTTTTTCACACTATTGTGCCGACAAATGATAGCGGGATAAGTTTCGGGCAAGCAGCGTTTGGGCTATATGGCAAGCACTAG
- a CDS encoding TolC family protein encodes MRILYVFFVCGVCALGVKAAPSTLDSTQSTNTASTTSITSSTSQDTTLQSPFSQSPAFDDPASKSPISQGLGERGNGGQGIVGKGFAEQGFESALGSPTKEEQLASEYSSQNLQDEVESLLKESKHQVNLAELLEAAKSNDSLQAQLLQVESNRQIARVAKIGFIPKLDVDYSLQHSYSDLRSLDANAMKFGQFGNYRTQNFNARFSLDLFSGFSTINLIRERAATYRSSVANAEYARQSIYLQVIQEYYSYFNNLSQLLSLKRKYEEVRSDETRVKRLYDAGLSTIDDLESLRSQLSLTEYQIADMKLSVEQNLFMLRYLTKLEFDGLVRQDISTPRLSSDEQRQDIVALSEQTKALEFQKRQYHFYPTVTVADTYTYRIEKPDYATRVDPQFGNFMARQFPTHANTVTLTATFALFDKITTGFQRQSYQLNKLSKQKELAYKQAEKQKDEALYRKRLEIAKSQIRSSEASLKSANISFENVRKRYNSQLVNFTDYLRSLSTKYDAESTYNQALNNYELQKANYIFYSGQQIQEYVK; translated from the coding sequence ATGAGAATTTTATATGTCTTTTTCGTTTGCGGAGTATGTGCTTTGGGTGTCAAAGCAGCACCTAGCACGCTAGATTCTACACAAAGCACCAATACTGCTTCTACCACCTCCATTACTTCTAGCACTTCGCAAGACACTACATTGCAAAGTCCTTTTAGTCAAAGTCCAGCTTTTGATGACCCAGCTAGCAAAAGCCCTATTTCACAAGGACTTGGCGAGCGAGGAAACGGGGGGCAAGGAATCGTGGGAAAAGGATTTGCAGAGCAAGGATTTGAGAGCGCACTAGGCTCGCCTACCAAAGAGGAGCAGTTAGCTAGCGAATACTCCTCTCAAAACCTCCAAGATGAAGTAGAATCTCTCCTAAAAGAATCCAAGCACCAAGTAAATCTAGCCGAGCTTTTAGAAGCTGCAAAGAGTAATGACTCCCTCCAAGCCCAGCTTCTCCAAGTAGAATCTAATCGCCAAATCGCACGCGTAGCCAAAATAGGCTTTATCCCCAAGTTAGATGTGGATTATAGTTTGCAGCATAGTTACTCTGACCTGCGAAGTCTTGATGCAAATGCGATGAAATTTGGGCAGTTTGGTAATTACCGCACACAAAATTTTAACGCTAGATTTTCGCTTGATTTGTTTAGCGGGTTTAGCACGATAAACCTTATCCGTGAGAGAGCTGCGACATATCGCTCATCTGTGGCAAATGCCGAGTATGCAAGGCAAAGCATTTATTTGCAAGTGATTCAGGAGTATTATAGCTATTTCAATAACCTATCCCAGCTCCTCTCCTTAAAGCGCAAATACGAGGAGGTGCGCTCTGATGAAACGCGCGTGAAGCGACTATATGACGCGGGGCTATCTACCATAGATGATTTAGAATCTTTGCGCTCCCAGCTATCCCTCACAGAATATCAAATCGCTGATATGAAGCTAAGCGTGGAGCAAAATCTATTTATGCTCCGCTACCTTACCAAGCTAGAATTTGACGGGCTTGTCCGTCAAGACATATCCACGCCAAGACTTAGTAGCGATGAGCAAAGGCAAGACATAGTCGCACTTAGCGAGCAGACAAAGGCACTAGAATTTCAAAAGCGACAATACCACTTCTATCCCACAGTAACTGTGGCAGATACCTATACTTACAGAATCGAAAAGCCAGATTATGCCACGAGGGTAGACCCGCAGTTTGGCAACTTTATGGCGAGGCAATTCCCCACGCACGCAAATACCGTTACGCTCACTGCGACATTTGCGCTATTTGACAAAATCACCACAGGATTTCAACGCCAAAGCTACCAGCTAAACAAACTATCCAAGCAAAAAGAGCTAGCCTATAAGCAAGCCGAGAAGCAAAAAGATGAAGCCCTCTATCGCAAGCGACTAGAAATCGCCAAAAGCCAAATCCGCTCATCAGAGGCTAGCCTAAAATCTGCTAATATTTCCTTTGAGAATGTGCGTAAGCGATACAATTCCCAGCTTGTAAATTTCACCGACTACTTGCGCTCTCTAAGCACCAAGTATGACGCAGAATCAACATACAATCAAGCCCTAAACAACTACGAGTTACAAAAAGCAAACTATATATTTTATAGCGGACAGCAAATACAAGAGTATGTCAAGTAG